A single genomic interval of Staphylococcus hyicus harbors:
- a CDS encoding ribonuclease HII yields the protein MNKMTTKTIREIEKELGQIHTIETLEAHPSNVDPRKGVQKALMRQRKHIEKRMQMLQEYEAMCTYENEILSENPHALICGIDEVGRGPLAGPVIASAVILERDHNYIGMNDSKKLNKVARDQLNRKLQTNVKAWAIGAATSDEIDELNIYEATKVAMYRAIQNLDVKPTHFLIDAMHLENVAEPQTSIIKGDAKSVSIAAASIIAKVYRDSLMEAYHHEFPQYDFQNNAGYGTKKHLEGLEKFGATPIHRRSFEPIKSLLR from the coding sequence ATGAACAAAATGACAACTAAAACCATACGTGAAATTGAAAAGGAACTCGGTCAAATTCATACAATAGAAACATTAGAAGCGCATCCAAGTAATGTAGACCCTAGAAAAGGTGTGCAAAAGGCATTGATGCGCCAACGTAAGCATATTGAAAAGCGTATGCAAATGCTACAGGAATATGAGGCGATGTGCACATATGAAAACGAGATATTAAGTGAAAACCCGCATGCACTCATTTGTGGCATTGATGAAGTAGGGCGAGGACCTCTAGCTGGTCCCGTTATTGCGAGTGCTGTCATTTTAGAACGCGATCACAACTATATTGGTATGAACGACTCAAAAAAATTAAACAAAGTAGCACGAGATCAATTAAATCGTAAGCTACAGACAAATGTAAAAGCATGGGCAATCGGGGCGGCAACGTCAGATGAAATTGATGAATTAAATATTTATGAAGCAACAAAAGTAGCGATGTATCGAGCGATTCAGAATCTAGATGTGAAACCCACACACTTTTTAATTGATGCAATGCATTTAGAAAATGTTGCAGAACCACAAACCTCGATTATTAAAGGGGATGCTAAAAGTGTTTCAATAGCAGCAGCTAGTATTATTGCGAAGGTTTACCGCGATTCGTTAATGGAGGCATATCATCATGAATTTCCACAATATGATTTTCAAAATAATGCAGGTTATGGAACAAAAAAACATTTAGAAGGTTTGGAAAAATTTGGTGCGACACCTATCCATCGCCGGTCATTTGAACCCATAAAATCGTTATTACGTTAA
- the dprA gene encoding DNA-processing protein DprA: MLLKNLIRLCYAGFTTQQLYRLFKKPLDVLTNDITQTLHQRITYENHPLFHTKLQKFNALNASQILYQLWQAHITPITILNDQYPRLLKEIYQPPLILFCKGNLSLLNAASYKLAIVGARDFTQYGDEAVRYLLQKMKRASIIVVSGLAKGTDALAHYNALKNEMPTIGVLGFGHQYHYPSETKPLRHTLETNQLGLTISEYPPMTPPAKFRFPERNRLISGISHGVLVTEAKERSGALITLDQALEQNRNVYVLPGDMFNKHTKGNMMRVKEGAEIVLSAEDILKDMNTSIR, translated from the coding sequence GTGCTACTAAAAAATTTAATAAGATTATGTTACGCAGGATTTACGACACAACAACTTTATCGTCTTTTCAAAAAACCATTGGACGTGTTAACCAATGATATCACACAGACATTGCACCAGCGTATTACTTATGAAAATCATCCTTTGTTTCATACCAAACTCCAAAAATTCAACGCGCTAAATGCCTCTCAAATTCTATATCAGCTATGGCAGGCTCACATTACGCCAATTACAATTTTAAATGATCAATATCCACGTCTCTTAAAAGAAATCTACCAGCCACCCTTAATATTATTTTGCAAAGGTAACCTTTCGCTATTAAACGCAGCTTCATATAAATTAGCGATAGTAGGTGCACGCGATTTTACGCAATATGGAGATGAAGCTGTACGTTATTTGCTTCAAAAGATGAAGCGTGCTTCCATTATTGTTGTATCAGGACTTGCTAAAGGTACGGATGCACTTGCACATTACAATGCATTGAAAAATGAGATGCCTACTATAGGTGTGTTAGGCTTTGGGCATCAATATCATTATCCTTCTGAAACAAAACCATTACGCCATACATTAGAAACGAACCAACTTGGTTTAACTATTAGTGAATATCCTCCTATGACCCCACCGGCTAAGTTTCGTTTTCCTGAGCGCAATCGTTTAATTAGTGGGATAAGCCATGGGGTTTTAGTGACAGAAGCGAAAGAGCGAAGCGGTGCACTTATTACACTAGATCAAGCACTAGAACAAAATAGGAATGTATATGTATTACCTGGAGATATGTTTAATAAGCATACAAAAGGTAATATGATGCGTGTTAAAGAAGGGGCTGAAATCGTACTCTCGGCTGAAGATATTTTAAAAGATATGAATACGTCAATTCGGTGA
- the sucD gene encoding succinate--CoA ligase subunit alpha: MSVFVDKNTKVIVQGITGSTALFHTKQMLEYGTQIVAGVTPGKGGQVVEGVPVYNTVEEAKNETGANVSVIYVPAPFAADAILECADAELDLAICITEHIPVIDMVKVKRYLEGKKTRLIGPNCPGVITSDETKIGIMPGYIHKKGHVGVVSRSGTLTYEAVHQLTEEGIGQSTAVGIGGDPVNGTNFIDVLKAFNEDEDTHAVVMIGEIGGTAEEEAAEWIKANMKKPVVGFIGGQTAPPGKRMGHAGAIISGGKGTADEKIKTLNACGVKTADTPSEIGSTLIQAAKDAGIYEQLLTVKK, translated from the coding sequence ATGAGTGTATTTGTTGATAAAAATACAAAAGTAATCGTACAAGGTATTACAGGGTCTACAGCCCTTTTCCATACTAAACAAATGTTAGAATATGGTACACAAATCGTAGCAGGTGTGACACCTGGTAAAGGTGGTCAAGTTGTTGAAGGAGTACCTGTGTACAACACGGTTGAAGAAGCGAAAAATGAAACGGGTGCGAATGTATCTGTGATTTATGTACCAGCACCATTTGCTGCAGATGCAATTTTAGAATGTGCAGATGCAGAGTTAGATTTAGCGATTTGTATTACTGAACACATTCCTGTTATTGATATGGTTAAAGTAAAACGTTATCTTGAAGGTAAAAAGACACGCCTCATTGGACCGAACTGTCCAGGTGTTATCACTTCTGATGAAACAAAAATTGGTATTATGCCAGGGTATATTCACAAAAAAGGACACGTAGGTGTTGTATCTCGTTCAGGTACTTTAACATACGAAGCTGTACATCAATTGACAGAAGAAGGTATCGGTCAATCTACAGCTGTAGGTATTGGCGGTGATCCTGTTAATGGTACAAACTTCATCGACGTATTAAAAGCGTTCAATGAAGATGAAGATACGCATGCAGTTGTAATGATCGGTGAAATTGGTGGCACAGCTGAAGAAGAAGCGGCTGAATGGATTAAAGCTAATATGAAAAAACCTGTCGTTGGATTTATTGGTGGGCAAACTGCCCCTCCAGGAAAACGTATGGGTCATGCTGGGGCGATTATTTCAGGCGGTAAAGGGACTGCTGATGAAAAAATTAAAACACTTAACGCTTGTGGTGTTAAAACTGCAGATACACCATCTGAAATTGGCTCTACCTTAATTCAAGCTGCCAAAGATGCAGGTATCTATGAACAATTATTAACAGTTAAAAAATAA
- the sucC gene encoding ADP-forming succinate--CoA ligase subunit beta — translation MNIHEYQGKEIFRSMGVAVPEGRVAFSAKEAVEKAKELDSDVYVVKAQIHAGGRGKAGGVKIAKSLSEVETYANELLGKVLVTHQTGPEGKEVKRLYIEEGANIQKEYYVGFVIDRATDRVTLMASEEGGTEIEEVAASNPEKIFKETIDPVVGLAPYQARRIAFNINIPKESVNKAVKFLISLYNVFIEKDCSIVEINPLVLTGEGDVLALDSKINFDDNALFRHKDILELRDLDEEDPKEIEASKYDLSYIALDGNIGCMVNGAGLAMATMDTINHFNGNPANFLDVGGGATKEKVTEAFKIILGDSNVKGIFVNIFGGIMRCDVIAEGIVAAVKEVDLTLPLVVRLEGTNVEIGKQILKDSGLAIEPATTMAEGAQKIVKLVNEA, via the coding sequence ATGAATATCCATGAGTATCAAGGAAAAGAGATTTTTCGCTCAATGGGCGTAGCAGTACCAGAGGGGCGCGTGGCTTTCTCGGCGAAAGAAGCTGTGGAAAAAGCGAAAGAATTAGACAGTGATGTATATGTGGTGAAAGCACAAATCCACGCAGGTGGTCGCGGTAAAGCTGGCGGTGTTAAAATTGCCAAATCTTTATCTGAAGTTGAAACATATGCAAATGAATTACTTGGCAAAGTGTTAGTTACACATCAAACTGGTCCTGAAGGTAAAGAAGTAAAACGACTTTACATTGAAGAAGGTGCAAATATTCAAAAAGAATATTACGTTGGCTTCGTAATTGATCGTGCAACGGATAGAGTGACGTTAATGGCATCTGAAGAAGGTGGAACTGAAATTGAAGAGGTCGCAGCATCAAATCCTGAGAAAATCTTCAAAGAAACCATTGATCCAGTTGTTGGGTTAGCACCTTATCAAGCACGTCGTATCGCATTTAATATTAACATTCCTAAAGAGTCAGTAAATAAAGCTGTTAAATTCTTAATTTCTTTATACAATGTGTTCATCGAAAAAGATTGTTCTATCGTAGAAATCAACCCACTTGTTTTAACAGGTGAAGGAGACGTTTTAGCTTTAGATTCTAAAATTAATTTTGATGACAATGCATTATTCCGTCATAAAGATATTTTAGAGTTACGTGACTTAGACGAAGAAGATCCAAAAGAAATTGAAGCGTCTAAGTATGATTTATCATATATTGCATTAGATGGTAACATTGGTTGTATGGTTAACGGAGCTGGACTAGCGATGGCGACGATGGATACGATTAACCATTTTAATGGTAACCCAGCAAACTTCCTTGACGTAGGGGGCGGCGCTACAAAAGAAAAAGTAACTGAAGCATTTAAAATCATTTTAGGTGATAGCAATGTGAAAGGTATTTTTGTGAATATTTTCGGTGGTATTATGCGTTGTGATGTTATCGCTGAAGGGATTGTAGCAGCAGTTAAAGAAGTTGATTTAACATTACCTTTAGTTGTACGTCTTGAAGGTACAAATGTTGAAATTGGTAAGCAAATTTTAAAAGATTCAGGTTTAGCAATTGAACCAGCTACAACAATGGCTGAAGGTGCGCAAAAAATTGTTAAGCTTGTAAACGAAGCGTAA
- a CDS encoding phosphatase PAP2 family protein: MSSVALNFKLTFTLDHGVFKWFMQQFGEPHMVFNHGFFNGYMTFVATYGDVLTFVILIIIGALILMVKKYYLFAFWMLGTVASGGILGFILKDFFHRLRPYDHLLNDTGFSFPSGHSLSSTLIVMLLFIVFIPKISHRLVRWGAFSVVMILWISILFSRLYFHAHFITDVIGGVTFGIFWVNMSLMLYRLYKLKFDLRKYFKHAKVFEII; this comes from the coding sequence ATGAGTAGTGTGGCGTTAAATTTTAAATTGACATTCACATTAGATCACGGCGTATTCAAATGGTTTATGCAACAATTTGGAGAGCCGCATATGGTATTCAACCATGGATTTTTTAACGGGTATATGACATTTGTTGCCACATACGGTGATGTACTTACGTTTGTTATTTTAATTATAATCGGTGCACTTATATTAATGGTAAAAAAATATTATCTATTCGCATTCTGGATGTTAGGAACAGTGGCAAGTGGCGGTATTTTAGGATTTATATTAAAGGATTTTTTTCATCGTCTTCGCCCATATGACCATTTATTAAATGATACAGGTTTTTCATTTCCAAGTGGGCATTCACTCTCAAGCACACTGATTGTCATGTTGTTATTTATCGTGTTTATACCGAAAATCAGTCATCGCCTCGTACGTTGGGGTGCGTTTTCGGTTGTCATGATTTTATGGATAAGTATTTTGTTTTCAAGACTTTATTTTCACGCACACTTTATTACAGATGTCATCGGCGGCGTGACATTTGGCATTTTCTGGGTTAACATGTCTTTAATGTTGTACCGACTTTATAAGTTGAAATTTGATTTACGTAAATATTTTAAACATGCTAAAGTGTTTGAAATTATTTGA
- a CDS encoding YfhO family protein, producing MYKIKHRFIRFFSFLLLAIIAHSYILYKYFKDGILFTGPNDGIEQMIPIQMYIYEKWSTGTFFYATDFGIGGDFFTDLSYYFTTNILFIFNVLTVKLLQIMHLVEPNHLMFWFHNAIIISIFKCALVLAATYYYATWLKLNTISKWIFATGFAFSPLYFRFTVYWPFFSDVFILLPLLWASIERYLKTGRVGLFIVVVTLSFMNNFYFAYYQLLMGLIYFLLRLWIRHHADIVSRKQAIFTLIASSILGLGSSLLFFYHGVRSFLNNERVRFDATIPLVESFNENTNIIFDNYLIVILVISIQAILTFKLYRHMYFKLFAILSIITIIAAYIPFVDSLFNGLSAPQKRWHYLLAFSTSGLIACYMYHFVKIHIRTYLWTSLIGLSFVILSAIMYEKFVVWIPWLLFVWILGGITLFLKQHHYRHPLQLAYGASIIILAILVSSVFTHFQIFHNDHIKRANTFYVNASLYHTPLQQDLVNQLRHKKASEERIDWRVNEQDNTPMYQHFKGLSLYSSIFDQQIIDLYYKTLMINIKEESVSRYQSTQGRANFASLLSVRYQMLKDYQNNVPHDFKRIGGAGQYRIYENQNVLPAVKVTDTFYDARQLKTAIDREHAMIDGVVLDGEGKSYPSPAPNLLNHTTIRYDQAHQVDKGKINVQQGFGGVTLSIPKSLQSQYKDFYVVIHVKRGRPDSNHVVDVNGYQNHRLFNASKYRTGQYDLLYRTQTDKSGKIHIGLSPKGEYDFNLLGLYGEDYHTLNRASKKKHYTYQEAHSKIKIGLKNHDKGMMVLNIPYRKGMKATVDGHSIAPEKVNYFMTGIPVDRQAKNVEITYRPPYFFTMIMISLISAFSAFWFSKYIYKKNIKRKSESD from the coding sequence ATGTATAAAATAAAACACCGTTTCATACGTTTTTTTTCATTTTTACTATTAGCTATCATTGCACATAGTTACATATTATATAAGTATTTTAAAGACGGTATTTTATTTACAGGTCCTAACGATGGTATTGAACAAATGATACCTATTCAAATGTACATTTATGAAAAATGGTCAACAGGTACTTTTTTCTATGCAACCGATTTTGGAATAGGTGGCGATTTTTTCACAGATTTATCTTACTATTTTACGACTAACATTTTATTTATTTTCAATGTCCTCACCGTAAAATTGTTACAAATCATGCATCTTGTTGAACCCAATCACCTGATGTTTTGGTTTCATAATGCGATCATCATTTCCATTTTTAAATGTGCACTTGTACTTGCAGCCACGTACTATTATGCGACTTGGCTAAAACTTAATACAATTTCTAAATGGATATTTGCTACCGGCTTTGCGTTTTCACCTTTGTACTTTAGATTTACTGTTTATTGGCCTTTCTTTAGTGATGTGTTTATTTTATTACCATTATTATGGGCAAGTATTGAAAGGTATTTAAAAACGGGTAGAGTCGGGTTATTTATCGTTGTTGTGACACTCTCATTCATGAATAATTTTTATTTCGCCTATTACCAGCTATTAATGGGATTAATCTATTTTTTATTACGCTTATGGATTCGTCACCATGCAGATATTGTGTCACGCAAACAAGCCATCTTCACTTTAATTGCTAGTTCAATTTTGGGGTTAGGTTCAAGTTTGTTATTCTTTTACCATGGTGTCCGTAGCTTTTTAAACAATGAACGCGTTCGATTTGACGCTACGATCCCTTTGGTAGAAAGCTTTAATGAAAATACAAATATCATCTTTGATAATTACCTCATTGTTATTTTAGTTATAAGTATTCAAGCAATACTCACCTTCAAATTGTATCGACACATGTATTTTAAATTATTTGCTATTTTAAGTATTATAACTATCATCGCCGCATACATTCCATTTGTAGATAGCCTATTTAATGGATTGTCAGCACCTCAAAAGCGATGGCATTATTTATTGGCATTTTCTACAAGTGGATTAATCGCTTGCTACATGTATCACTTTGTAAAAATACATATACGCACTTATTTGTGGACCTCTCTTATAGGTTTAAGTTTTGTAATACTTAGCGCCATTATGTATGAAAAATTCGTCGTATGGATTCCTTGGCTCCTTTTCGTTTGGATATTGGGCGGCATCACTTTATTTCTAAAACAACATCATTACCGCCACCCATTACAGTTAGCTTATGGTGCAAGCATTATCATATTAGCCATACTCGTGTCTAGCGTATTTACCCATTTTCAAATTTTTCACAACGATCACATCAAACGCGCGAACACTTTTTATGTTAATGCGAGTTTGTATCATACCCCTTTACAACAAGATTTAGTGAATCAATTACGTCATAAAAAAGCCTCTGAAGAACGAATAGATTGGCGGGTAAATGAGCAAGACAACACGCCTATGTATCAACATTTTAAAGGTCTGAGTTTATACTCGAGTATATTTGATCAACAAATCATTGATTTATACTACAAAACCTTGATGATTAATATTAAAGAAGAATCTGTGAGCCGTTATCAATCAACGCAAGGTCGAGCAAATTTCGCAAGTTTATTATCTGTCCGATACCAAATGTTGAAAGATTATCAAAATAATGTACCTCATGATTTTAAACGCATTGGTGGTGCCGGGCAATATCGCATATACGAGAATCAAAACGTTCTTCCCGCAGTTAAAGTCACCGATACATTTTATGATGCGCGTCAGCTGAAAACAGCAATTGATCGAGAACACGCTATGATTGACGGTGTTGTATTGGATGGTGAAGGAAAGTCTTATCCATCACCTGCACCTAATTTGTTGAATCACACAACGATTCGCTATGATCAAGCCCATCAGGTTGATAAAGGGAAAATCAATGTTCAACAAGGATTCGGCGGTGTGACACTTTCAATACCTAAATCACTACAATCACAATATAAAGACTTTTACGTCGTCATTCATGTGAAACGTGGACGTCCAGATAGCAACCATGTGGTAGATGTGAATGGTTACCAAAATCATCGATTGTTTAATGCTTCAAAATATCGAACTGGTCAGTATGATTTACTTTATAGAACTCAAACTGATAAAAGTGGAAAAATTCATATCGGGTTATCACCTAAAGGCGAGTATGATTTTAACCTATTGGGATTATATGGAGAAGATTACCACACACTCAATCGTGCATCTAAAAAGAAACATTACACCTATCAAGAAGCGCATTCTAAAATAAAAATAGGTTTAAAAAATCATGATAAAGGTATGATGGTGTTAAATATACCTTACCGTAAAGGCATGAAAGCTACTGTTGATGGTCATTCTATAGCGCCTGAAAAAGTAAATTACTTTATGACAGGCATTCCAGTAGATAGACAAGCTAAAAATGTTGAAATCACGTATCGTCCACCCTATTTTTTTACGATGATTATGATTTCTCTTATTTCAGCTTTTTCTGCATTTTGGTTTTCTAAATATATTTACAAAAAGAATATTAAACGAAAGAGTGAATCAGATTGA
- the ylqF gene encoding ribosome biogenesis GTPase YlqF, whose protein sequence is MVIQWYPGHMAKAKREVTEQLKKVDVVFELVDARIPYSSRNPMIDEVIQQKPRVVILNKKDMANLNELTKWEAFFKDKGAIPVAVDAKHGKGLKQVEAAAIKATKEKMDREKAKGLKPRAIRAMIVGIPNVGKSTLINKLAHRAIAQTGNKPGVTKQQQWIKVGNSLQLLDTPGILWPKFEDQIVGKKLSLTGAIKDSIVHLDDVAIYGLEFLIEHDYEGLKNHYKVDVDKGAENIAWFDAIGRKRGLLRRGSEIDYEAVIELIVYDIRNAKIGTYCFDLYDAFKMSDEQNDN, encoded by the coding sequence TTGGTAATTCAATGGTACCCGGGCCATATGGCTAAAGCAAAACGAGAAGTGACAGAACAATTAAAAAAAGTTGATGTTGTATTTGAACTTGTTGATGCACGTATTCCATATAGTTCACGTAATCCAATGATTGATGAAGTCATTCAACAAAAGCCACGTGTGGTAATTTTGAATAAAAAGGATATGGCTAATTTAAATGAATTAACGAAATGGGAAGCGTTTTTCAAAGATAAAGGGGCTATACCTGTGGCGGTTGACGCAAAACATGGAAAAGGATTGAAACAAGTCGAAGCGGCAGCAATTAAAGCGACAAAAGAAAAGATGGATCGTGAAAAAGCTAAAGGTTTAAAACCGCGTGCAATTAGAGCGATGATTGTCGGTATTCCAAATGTAGGCAAATCAACATTAATTAATAAATTGGCGCACCGTGCCATTGCGCAGACGGGAAATAAACCAGGTGTAACGAAACAACAACAATGGATAAAAGTTGGTAACTCGCTACAATTACTTGATACGCCAGGGATATTATGGCCTAAATTTGAAGATCAAATTGTTGGGAAAAAACTAAGTTTAACAGGGGCAATTAAAGATAGTATTGTTCATTTAGATGATGTTGCGATTTATGGTTTAGAATTTTTAATTGAACATGATTATGAAGGATTAAAAAATCATTATAAAGTTGACGTGGATAAAGGTGCAGAAAATATAGCTTGGTTTGACGCCATTGGGCGTAAACGTGGTCTTCTTCGCCGTGGCAGTGAGATTGACTATGAAGCTGTAATTGAATTGATCGTTTACGACATACGTAATGCTAAAATTGGAACGTATTGCTTTGATTTATATGATGCTTTTAAAATGAGTGATGAACAAAATGACAACTAA
- a CDS encoding YfhO family protein codes for MKASFKNRLMTCIKIILMAIGVAAVVYIPVIYRFVTDGFIYSGNGDGFKQMMPFQRFLYDRFTHFSSLYDISLGLGGDYYMDLAYYYSTSVVMYLNFIFIAIGQWLFHINPTEMSFWPANQIFTGFFKCMMTFIVTYGLFREFHLRGKYRFIGAFLYSASSVLYYFNFTWSFFGDILIFLPLSIWGIERFLKQRKIGLFIFAISLTLYSNFYFSYYETIALTTYLTYRIIFQHPNDVLSRWQKIYLLVPATLLSFCIASFGFVSGVRSFLNNDRSLNQINISPIIDFSQKYHIFTNGFYITLTFIVIVALCSFKLYQYYYFKMFAILTWCILIGSLSLYFDSFFNGFSVPQRRWVYLLALSTSALIALWLKHFSELTLSDYLKALSPLVILGVFTILFSRGAMWWMIVGLMILILLGYMLWRGRARSKWFMSVVIILFVLQQFILLINYHTNNIAHYQSTMKDMYAAKYHSQPLQQKINTITSHQKDLDRIDYMDSYAVNAGMIYKFNGVSLYSSIFDGNILEYYDKTMQINMEYDSNSTYRMLGNRANLYALWGVTDRIKKSPDRNLPYGMKVGERITDGATTWDHSHNTIHYPAAHLTSNIYDPKMLKSPIDREHAMLQGVVTDQRKANAQIDGNPNLVSKASITNRDAQMSGNTLHVKQTDGGVTVTLPHTINTQYKDYYIALDVELISPNQPHYLDVNDFHQRRSNLDYQYRRFVTPVTVRVPVQDKIHIKLKKGTYRFQLKGIYGENYHTLQKAQHSVEPVQVSRHRHRLDVRMSPKKESYLVLPIPYREGLYASVNGEKRAITQGNGIQSIVQVHKGEHQLTVHYAIPHWPLLLLLTIIGIGGAWLYRRWLVKSNRF; via the coding sequence TTGAAAGCATCTTTTAAAAACAGGTTGATGACATGTATTAAAATCATTTTAATGGCTATAGGTGTGGCGGCTGTAGTATACATCCCAGTCATTTATCGATTTGTAACAGATGGTTTTATTTACAGTGGGAATGGAGATGGCTTTAAGCAAATGATGCCGTTCCAACGATTTTTATATGATCGCTTTACACACTTCTCCTCCTTATATGACATTTCACTTGGACTTGGTGGAGATTACTATATGGATTTAGCATATTACTATTCAACATCTGTTGTGATGTATTTAAATTTTATTTTTATTGCGATTGGTCAATGGCTATTTCATATAAATCCCACCGAGATGTCATTTTGGCCAGCCAATCAAATTTTTACAGGTTTCTTTAAATGCATGATGACATTTATCGTGACATATGGTTTATTTCGTGAGTTTCATTTGAGAGGTAAATATCGATTTATTGGTGCATTTTTATATAGTGCATCCTCTGTGTTATATTATTTTAATTTTACTTGGTCATTTTTCGGGGATATTTTAATTTTCTTACCATTATCAATATGGGGAATCGAACGATTTCTAAAACAACGAAAAATTGGGCTCTTTATCTTTGCCATAAGTTTAACTTTATACTCTAATTTCTATTTTAGTTACTATGAGACAATTGCTTTAACAACTTATTTAACGTATCGCATTATTTTTCAACATCCTAATGACGTCTTATCACGATGGCAGAAAATATATTTATTGGTTCCCGCTACATTATTAAGTTTTTGCATCGCATCTTTTGGCTTTGTATCCGGTGTTCGATCTTTTTTAAATAATGATCGCTCTTTAAATCAAATTAACATTTCACCTATTATTGATTTTTCTCAAAAATACCATATTTTTACAAATGGGTTTTACATTACACTCACCTTCATTGTCATCGTCGCATTATGTTCATTTAAACTGTATCAATATTATTATTTTAAAATGTTCGCAATTTTAACATGGTGTATTTTAATTGGTTCACTTTCACTATACTTTGATAGTTTTTTCAATGGTTTTTCAGTGCCACAACGGCGCTGGGTCTATTTATTAGCTTTATCAACCAGTGCTTTAATCGCGTTATGGTTAAAACATTTCTCGGAATTAACTTTAAGTGACTATTTAAAAGCGTTGTCACCTTTGGTCATTTTGGGTGTCTTCACAATATTGTTCTCTCGTGGCGCTATGTGGTGGATGATTGTTGGCCTAATGATATTAATACTTTTAGGCTATATGTTATGGCGCGGTCGCGCACGTTCTAAATGGTTTATGTCCGTTGTCATCATACTTTTTGTCCTTCAACAATTTATTTTATTAATCAACTACCATACGAACAATATCGCTCATTACCAATCTACAATGAAAGATATGTACGCCGCTAAGTACCATAGTCAACCATTGCAACAAAAGATAAATACTATTACGTCCCACCAAAAAGACTTAGATCGTATAGATTACATGGACAGTTATGCTGTAAATGCAGGAATGATTTATAAATTTAATGGTGTCTCACTATATTCAAGTATTTTTGATGGAAATATCCTTGAATACTACGATAAAACGATGCAAATTAATATGGAGTATGATAGTAATAGTACGTACCGAATGTTGGGTAACCGAGCGAATTTATATGCACTATGGGGTGTGACCGATCGTATTAAGAAATCGCCCGATCGCAATTTACCTTATGGTATGAAAGTTGGAGAAAGAATCACAGATGGTGCAACAACATGGGATCATTCGCATAATACAATCCATTATCCTGCTGCGCATTTAACATCAAACATCTATGACCCTAAAATGCTAAAATCTCCTATCGACCGTGAACATGCCATGTTACAAGGGGTAGTGACCGATCAACGAAAAGCTAATGCCCAAATAGATGGGAACCCTAATTTAGTTTCAAAAGCGTCCATCACAAACCGAGATGCGCAAATGTCAGGCAATACGTTACATGTTAAACAAACAGATGGTGGTGTCACTGTAACATTACCGCATACTATTAATACACAATATAAAGATTATTACATTGCATTAGATGTCGAATTGATAAGCCCCAACCAACCACACTACTTAGATGTGAACGACTTTCACCAACGTCGCTCTAACTTAGATTATCAATACCGTCGTTTCGTCACACCTGTAACGGTAAGAGTTCCTGTTCAAGATAAAATACACATTAAACTTAAAAAAGGGACTTATCGTTTTCAACTAAAAGGCATTTATGGCGAAAATTATCACACATTACAAAAGGCGCAACATTCAGTAGAGCCTGTTCAAGTTTCACGGCATCGCCATCGTTTAGACGTGAGAATGTCCCCTAAAAAAGAGAGTTATCTTGTATTACCTATTCCATACAGAGAGGGTTTATATGCATCAGTTAATGGTGAAAAAAGAGCGATCACTCAAGGTAATGGAATTCAGTCAATCGTTCAAGTTCACAAAGGTGAACATCAACTTACTGTGCATTATGCGATTCCGCATTGGCCATTATTACTTCTATTAACAATCATCGGTATTGGAGGCGCATGGTTATATAGAAGATGGTTAGTAAAAAGCAACCGTTTTTAA
- a CDS encoding GtrA family protein — translation MKVGIHLFKTERMYELIRFVIVGGINTVNYYVVYLLFLYLFHVHYLMSHIIGFVVSFVISYYLNCYFVYRVQPTLKKFLAFPLTQVVNMGTQTLFIFIFVHYFHFKEFIAPFVGLIITIPITFILSRYILKD, via the coding sequence ATGAAAGTAGGAATACATTTGTTTAAAACAGAAAGAATGTACGAACTCATCCGCTTTGTCATTGTGGGTGGGATAAACACCGTAAATTACTATGTAGTATATTTATTATTTTTATACCTTTTTCATGTGCATTATTTAATGAGTCACATCATCGGTTTTGTCGTTTCTTTTGTTATTTCATATTATCTCAATTGTTACTTCGTTTATAGAGTTCAACCTACATTAAAAAAATTTTTAGCCTTTCCATTAACACAAGTCGTTAATATGGGAACGCAAACATTATTTATATTTATTTTTGTACATTATTTCCATTTTAAGGAGTTTATCGCACCTTTCGTCGGTTTAATTATCACGATTCCGATTACTTTCATTTTATCAAGGTATATATTAAAAGATTAA